A single Sulfurimonas aquatica DNA region contains:
- a CDS encoding OmpA family protein, whose translation MMINSRVLFFKVMYLLILFMPTLLFSSIYSDGYSLESNETVQNEKVTDFNSGSFDEIIRFNMIEMREDEDLIEEETKEILNKIHQLEDNNASIRVTILGHTDRATDDANEIVVESDTFVNYILNFFRCFISSDDTQKIAQEYAEDFQNRLVKSGVDKNITYVESRGGIDESYTPLDTDSREASNGVRVAIYVISKKDIDSDGDGVFDKSDKCVDSPRGFGVDSFGCTLDSDWDGVLDDKDECPKTPTITSVDLKGCPLDEDNDGVADYKDQCLDTLVGLAVNPYGCPINHTLKLNFKTSSAKILSDSYSQIKVFSEFMKNNPAFKAEIIGHTDSVGKAEENMKLSEDRALNVKKALIQNGVEEWRLVSRGRGELDPLESNRTESGRLTNRRTEIVLFY comes from the coding sequence ATGATGATTAATTCAAGAGTTTTATTTTTTAAGGTAATGTATCTCTTAATTCTATTTATGCCAACACTACTTTTTAGTAGTATCTATAGTGATGGGTATAGTTTAGAGAGTAATGAAACTGTGCAAAATGAGAAAGTGACTGACTTTAACTCTGGTAGTTTTGATGAAATTATTCGTTTTAATATGATAGAAATGAGAGAAGATGAAGATTTAATAGAAGAAGAGACAAAAGAAATTCTTAATAAAATTCATCAGCTTGAAGATAATAATGCAAGCATAAGAGTAACTATTTTAGGTCATACTGACCGAGCGACAGATGATGCAAATGAAATAGTTGTAGAGTCTGATACTTTTGTGAATTATATTTTGAACTTTTTTAGATGCTTTATAAGTAGTGATGATACTCAAAAGATAGCACAGGAGTATGCAGAGGATTTCCAAAATAGACTTGTTAAATCGGGTGTTGATAAAAACATAACATATGTAGAAAGTCGAGGTGGTATTGATGAGTCTTATACTCCATTAGATACAGACTCTAGAGAAGCTTCTAATGGGGTGAGGGTAGCTATATATGTTATATCTAAAAAAGATATTGACAGTGATGGAGATGGTGTCTTTGATAAGAGTGATAAGTGTGTAGATTCTCCTAGAGGTTTTGGTGTTGATAGTTTTGGATGTACATTAGATAGTGATTGGGATGGTGTCCTTGATGATAAGGATGAGTGTCCAAAGACTCCTACTATCACATCTGTAGATTTAAAGGGTTGTCCTCTTGATGAAGATAATGATGGAGTAGCTGATTATAAAGATCAGTGTCTAGATACATTAGTAGGTTTAGCAGTAAATCCTTATGGTTGCCCAATAAATCATACATTAAAACTGAACTTTAAGACTTCTTCAGCTAAAATCTTAAGTGATTCATATTCACAAATAAAAGTTTTTTCAGAGTTTATGAAAAATAATCCTGCTTTTAAAGCTGAAATAATCGGACACACAGACAGTGTAGGTAAGGCAGAAGAAAACATGAAACTATCAGAAGATAGAGCACTAAATGTTAAAAAAGCCCTTATACAAAATGGTGTCGAAGAGTGGCGTTTAGTCTCTCGAGGTAGAGGTGAACTTGATCCACTTGAGTCCAATAGAACTGAATCGGGGCGTTTAACAAATCGTCGAACAGAGATAGTTCTCTTTTACTAA
- a CDS encoding HlyD family type I secretion periplasmic adaptor subunit, which produces MSNDVKKNLSKRDYEFMHSLSAAVLEVAPTRLRFVLYFWIIAIFGFLAWANYALIDEIARGDGEIIPSGENQLIQNLEGGIVEEILVSEGQDVKKGQILIRIDNQKSKSSFSSNAIKADALQAKIARLRAESMGEPFDVDKSLEEKIPDIVENEKSLYKTNQHQLDSKLSGLEEKLSQRRQELSEAQSELEHLKSSNQMIQTEVRMTKPMVAKGVRSKIDFLKLQREANDIESKYQSVKKSIPRLNSAIKEVQNSIDEAKYMFMGDAKIKRNEAIAELRSLRENSTALQDQVSRTIVKSPMNGIIQRLFVHTVGGVIKPGEDIMEIVPSDQNLLVEVKIKPADIAFIYFSQKAIVKFSAYDFAIYGGLDGKVVFIGADTEKDEKDNVFYKVRIQTDKNYLSRNGEKLRIIPGMTVSVDIITGQKSVLDYILKPILKTKQYTFTER; this is translated from the coding sequence ATGTCAAATGATGTAAAAAAGAACCTTTCTAAGCGCGACTATGAATTTATGCACTCTCTGAGTGCTGCAGTACTTGAAGTTGCTCCGACTCGTCTACGGTTTGTTCTCTACTTTTGGATTATTGCAATATTTGGTTTTTTAGCATGGGCAAATTATGCTCTCATTGATGAAATAGCTCGTGGTGATGGAGAGATTATTCCAAGTGGTGAGAATCAACTTATACAAAACCTTGAAGGTGGAATAGTTGAAGAGATTTTAGTCTCAGAGGGTCAAGATGTTAAAAAAGGGCAAATTCTTATACGAATAGATAATCAAAAATCAAAATCATCATTTAGCTCAAACGCAATCAAAGCCGATGCCCTTCAAGCTAAAATTGCAAGGCTCCGTGCTGAGTCTATGGGTGAACCTTTTGATGTAGATAAGTCTCTTGAAGAAAAAATACCAGATATAGTAGAGAATGAAAAAAGTCTTTACAAAACAAATCAGCATCAATTAGATTCAAAGCTAAGTGGTCTTGAAGAGAAGCTTTCTCAAAGAAGGCAAGAGCTCTCAGAAGCTCAGTCAGAACTAGAGCATCTTAAGTCATCAAACCAGATGATTCAAACTGAAGTTAGAATGACAAAACCTATGGTTGCAAAAGGTGTTCGTTCTAAAATTGATTTCTTAAAGCTCCAACGTGAAGCTAATGATATAGAGTCAAAATATCAGTCTGTGAAAAAATCTATACCACGGCTTAACTCAGCTATTAAAGAGGTACAAAATAGTATTGATGAAGCTAAATATATGTTTATGGGTGATGCAAAGATTAAGCGTAATGAGGCAATTGCTGAGCTGAGATCTTTAAGAGAAAACTCAACTGCACTACAAGACCAAGTTAGTAGAACAATAGTGAAATCACCGATGAATGGTATAATTCAGAGACTATTTGTTCATACGGTTGGTGGTGTAATCAAGCCAGGTGAGGACATTATGGAGATAGTTCCAAGTGATCAAAACCTACTTGTTGAAGTAAAAATAAAACCAGCAGATATTGCGTTTATATACTTTAGTCAAAAAGCTATTGTGAAATTTTCAGCCTATGATTTTGCGATTTATGGCGGACTTGATGGAAAGGTTGTCTTTATCGGTGCAGATACTGAAAAAGATGAAAAAGATAATGTTTTTTATAAAGTAAGAATTCAAACAGATAAAAATTACCTTTCTCGTAATGGAGAAAAACTAAGAATTATCCCTGGAATGACGGTAAGTGTTGATATTATTACTGGGCAAAAAAGTGTTCTGGACTATATTTTAAAACCTATACTTAAAACAAAACAATATACATTTACGGAGCG
- a CDS encoding type I secretion system permease/ATPase: MHEHSISVNDDALLEVFVLFTKLFHKPYTKEALLSGLPIHGSQKLFSQGSSKSLFSRVAGRAGLKSTLIKRSIEDMLSLHLPAILILSNDNVCILEKFNSDKTEAKIIYPEGDGFEQWLSVEDLEKEYLGFAYLLKKEFQYDKKNSRTLQLKQKHWFWSTLKLSIPIYRDVLWASLLINLFVLATPLFTMNVYDRVIPNNAQETLMVFTVGIIFIYILDFFLKFTRGYLLELAGKKSDIIMSSIIFEKVLDLKMSEHPASVGSFASNLKDFESVRSFFTTATMTAVIDLPFAIIFLAVIYYIGGVLVFVPLITMVLIFIYAMVIRGPLRESIESSHEASAKKNSILIETLQNIETVKSMRMSGKMQWNWEESTGEIAEKNLTSRLLSSSIPNVTNLFIQLNTVFVVVFGVYLIQEFELTMGGLIGVVILTSRTVAPMGQAAALITNYSDAKTSYTSLNDIISKEVERPAGKEFVERPKFYGKIEFKDVCFNYPGTEIPALTNVNFVINPGEKVAMIGRIGSGKSTIAKLILKLYDPTSGKILLDDIDISQIDPADLRKFISYVPQDINLFRGTIKDNIISSEQYPSVEDIIYASQVSGVEDFVKTHPLGFDMPIGERGAGLSGGQRQSVGVARALIQDSAIMIMDEPSNAMDQTTEANLLRKLSEELKDETVILITQKLSLLSMTDRVIVMHQSKVLLDGPRDEVTKQLGGGSNVK, encoded by the coding sequence ATGCATGAACACTCAATATCAGTTAATGACGATGCTCTTTTAGAAGTTTTTGTACTTTTTACAAAGCTATTTCATAAACCTTATACAAAAGAAGCACTACTTTCAGGTCTTCCTATCCATGGCTCTCAAAAACTTTTTTCTCAAGGAAGTTCCAAATCACTTTTTTCACGTGTTGCTGGGCGTGCTGGCCTTAAGTCGACACTTATAAAAAGATCGATAGAAGATATGCTTTCTCTTCATCTCCCTGCCATTCTTATCTTAAGTAATGATAATGTCTGCATACTAGAGAAGTTTAATAGTGATAAAACAGAGGCAAAGATTATCTACCCTGAGGGTGACGGATTTGAGCAGTGGCTAAGTGTAGAAGATTTAGAAAAAGAGTATTTGGGTTTTGCTTATCTGCTAAAAAAAGAGTTCCAATACGATAAGAAAAACTCAAGAACTCTCCAGCTAAAGCAAAAGCATTGGTTTTGGAGTACTTTGAAACTCTCTATTCCAATATATAGAGATGTTTTATGGGCGTCGTTACTAATAAATCTTTTTGTTTTAGCAACACCACTCTTTACAATGAATGTGTATGATAGAGTTATACCAAATAATGCTCAAGAGACACTAATGGTCTTTACTGTAGGAATTATTTTTATTTACATACTCGACTTTTTTCTAAAGTTTACTCGAGGCTACCTCTTAGAGTTAGCAGGTAAAAAGAGTGATATTATTATGTCCTCTATTATTTTTGAAAAAGTACTTGATCTGAAGATGTCAGAACATCCTGCTTCTGTAGGATCATTTGCTAGTAATCTAAAAGATTTTGAATCTGTACGCTCATTTTTTACAACTGCCACAATGACTGCTGTAATAGATTTACCATTTGCGATAATCTTCTTAGCTGTTATCTATTATATAGGTGGAGTTTTGGTTTTTGTACCCTTAATTACTATGGTTTTAATTTTTATATATGCTATGGTAATCAGAGGCCCGCTAAGAGAGAGCATAGAGTCATCACATGAGGCAAGCGCAAAAAAGAACTCTATATTGATAGAAACGCTGCAAAATATAGAAACAGTAAAATCTATGCGTATGAGTGGAAAAATGCAGTGGAATTGGGAAGAGTCAACTGGTGAAATAGCTGAGAAGAACTTAACTTCACGTCTTTTATCATCTTCTATCCCCAATGTGACAAATCTCTTTATTCAGCTAAACACAGTCTTTGTTGTTGTCTTTGGTGTTTACTTAATTCAAGAATTTGAACTTACTATGGGTGGATTGATTGGTGTAGTTATATTAACGTCAAGAACAGTCGCTCCAATGGGCCAGGCCGCAGCCCTTATAACAAACTACTCCGATGCAAAAACTTCCTATACTTCACTCAACGATATCATCTCAAAAGAGGTTGAACGCCCTGCTGGTAAAGAGTTTGTTGAACGTCCGAAATTTTATGGAAAAATAGAGTTTAAAGACGTATGTTTTAACTATCCAGGAACTGAGATACCTGCATTAACAAACGTTAACTTTGTTATCAATCCTGGTGAGAAAGTAGCTATGATTGGTCGTATAGGTTCTGGAAAAAGCACTATTGCAAAACTAATACTAAAACTTTACGACCCTACTAGCGGTAAAATTTTACTAGATGATATAGATATATCCCAGATAGATCCAGCAGATTTACGTAAGTTCATCTCATATGTTCCTCAAGATATAAATCTCTTTAGAGGAACTATAAAAGATAATATTATCTCGTCTGAGCAGTACCCAAGTGTTGAAGATATTATATATGCTTCTCAAGTGAGTGGTGTTGAAGATTTTGTCAAAACCCACCCCTTAGGCTTTGATATGCCAATAGGTGAGAGAGGAGCTGGACTCTCAGGTGGACAACGCCAAAGTGTTGGTGTGGCTCGAGCACTTATTCAGGATAGTGCCATTATGATTATGGATGAACCTAGTAATGCTATGGATCAAACCACAGAAGCTAACCTATTAAGAAAACTTTCCGAAGAGTTAAAAGATGAAACAGTGATACTTATAACACAAAAATTATCGCTTTTATCTATGACAGATAGAGTTATTGTTATGCATCAATCTAAGGTATTATTAGATGGTCCTCGTGATGAAGTAACTAAGCAGTTAGGAGGGGGATCAAATGTCAAATGA